One Obesumbacterium proteus DNA window includes the following coding sequences:
- a CDS encoding DUF957 domain-containing protein yields MKSLTTETALDILIAWLQDNIDCESGIIFDNDEDRTDSAALLPCIEQARKDVRALRHLQLLHQNR; encoded by the coding sequence ATGAAATCATTAACCACGGAAACCGCACTGGATATTCTGATTGCGTGGCTACAGGACAATATCGACTGCGAATCGGGAATTATCTTTGACAACGATGAGGATAGAACGGATTCAGCAGCACTGTTGCCCTGCATCGAACAGGCCCGGAAGGATGTCCGTGCTCTTCGTCATCTGCAGCTTCTGCACCAGAACCGGTGA
- a CDS encoding TA system toxin CbtA family protein — MKTLPDTHVREASRCPSPVTIWQTLLSRLLDQHYGLTLNDTPFADERVIEQHIEAGISLCDAVNFLVEKYALVRTDQPGFSACTRSQLINSIDILRARRATGLMTRDNYRTVNNITQGKHPEAKQ; from the coding sequence ATGAAAACATTACCCGACACACACGTACGGGAGGCATCGCGCTGCCCGTCTCCCGTCACCATCTGGCAGACACTGCTGTCCCGGTTGCTGGACCAGCATTACGGCCTTACGCTGAATGACACACCGTTCGCCGATGAACGTGTGATTGAGCAGCATATTGAAGCTGGCATTTCACTGTGTGATGCGGTGAACTTTCTCGTTGAAAAATACGCACTGGTACGTACCGACCAGCCGGGATTCAGCGCCTGTACCCGCTCTCAGTTAATAAACAGTATTGATATTCTCCGGGCTCGCAGGGCAACCGGCCTGATGACCCGCGATAACTACAGAACGGTAAATAACATTACCCAGGGGAAGCATCCGGAGGCGAAACAATGA
- a CDS encoding inovirus Gp2 family protein, whose amino-acid sequence MLNDIYLDQRHAPFNTTYLQRMLGVIDNAIAQHPRTMAVRVDLRLPDDNCNRNSGLISRFIESLNAKIDARYRNKIKNGIRSYPCQLRYAWVREVGEINEKSHYHMVLFVNKDTFNGLGSYGEGGTGLASLIREAWLSALQLGPYPEYRTLVHIPDNPLYYLDANATDYRAVYDKLTFRLSYFAKERTKSYSRDERSFGCSQS is encoded by the coding sequence ATGCTTAATGATATTTATCTTGACCAACGTCATGCCCCATTCAATACAACGTATTTGCAACGGATGCTGGGTGTAATTGATAACGCTATAGCACAACACCCAAGGACAATGGCTGTCCGTGTCGATCTACGTCTGCCTGATGACAACTGTAATAGGAATAGTGGTCTGATATCCCGTTTCATTGAATCGCTTAATGCAAAAATCGATGCTCGGTACCGAAATAAAATAAAGAATGGCATCAGGAGCTACCCATGCCAGTTGCGTTACGCCTGGGTTCGGGAAGTGGGAGAAATAAACGAGAAGTCCCATTACCACATGGTACTTTTCGTGAACAAAGACACATTCAATGGACTTGGGAGCTATGGAGAAGGGGGAACGGGATTAGCCAGCCTGATACGTGAAGCCTGGCTGAGCGCTTTGCAACTAGGCCCTTACCCCGAATACCGAACGTTGGTCCACATCCCAGATAATCCCCTGTATTATCTGGATGCCAACGCCACAGACTATCGTGCGGTTTACGATAAGCTCACTTTCCGTCTGAGCTACTTTGCGAAGGAGCGCACCAAGTCATACAGCCGAGATGAACGCTCGTTTGGCTGCAGTCAGTCCTGA
- a CDS encoding DUF905 domain-containing protein, giving the protein MTQSVLLPPGPFTRRQAQAVTTTYSNITLEDDQGSHFRLVVRDTEGRMVWRAWNFEPDAGEGLNRYIRTSGIRTDTATR; this is encoded by the coding sequence ATGACCCAATCCGTGTTGCTGCCACCGGGGCCTTTCACCCGGAGACAAGCGCAAGCGGTCACTACCACGTACAGCAATATCACACTCGAAGACGACCAGGGCAGTCACTTCCGTCTGGTGGTTCGTGATACTGAAGGCCGGATGGTCTGGCGGGCATGGAACTTTGAGCCGGATGCCGGTGAAGGTCTTAACCGCTATATCCGCACCTCAGGCATCCGTACAGACACGGCCACCCGATGA
- a CDS encoding GNAT family N-acetyltransferase has protein sequence MISAPEPLHARLDVNAFCCGVDSMDNWLRQRAMKNQITGASRTFVCCDDNARVVAYYSLASSAVMSNSAPGRFRRNMPDPIPVMVLGRLAVDKSLHGQGVGRALVRDAGLRVIQVAETIGIRGMLVHALSDEAREFYLRVGFEPSPMDPMMLMVTLGDLLHA, from the coding sequence ATGATCTCCGCTCCTGAACCGCTTCACGCCAGACTCGATGTTAATGCATTTTGCTGTGGCGTGGATTCTATGGATAACTGGCTCAGGCAGCGGGCGATGAAAAATCAAATTACCGGAGCATCTCGTACCTTTGTGTGCTGCGATGATAATGCCAGAGTTGTGGCGTATTACTCATTAGCGTCCAGCGCGGTGATGAGCAACTCTGCCCCCGGCCGTTTTCGCCGTAACATGCCCGACCCGATCCCTGTCATGGTGTTAGGACGATTGGCGGTAGATAAATCACTGCATGGTCAGGGCGTAGGCCGCGCGTTGGTGCGTGATGCGGGGTTGCGGGTGATTCAGGTCGCGGAAACTATAGGAATCCGTGGCATGTTGGTTCACGCATTATCTGATGAAGCGCGGGAATTTTATCTACGAGTGGGATTTGAGCCATCGCCAATGGACCCGATGATGCTGATGGTGACGCTGGGAGATTTGCTTCATGCCTGA
- a CDS encoding DUF5983 family protein, producing MKLALTLEADSINVQALNMGRIVVDVDGVNLTELINKVAENGYSLRVVEESDQQSTCTLPPFATLAGIRCSTAHITEKDNAWLYSLSHQTSDFGESEWIHFTGSGYLLRTDAWSYPVLRLKRLGLSKTFRRLVVTLIQRYGVSLIHLDASAECLPDQPTFDW from the coding sequence ATGAAACTGGCCCTGACGTTGGAAGCCGACAGCATTAATGTGCAGGCACTGAACATGGGGCGAATTGTCGTTGATGTCGATGGTGTTAATCTCACTGAACTGATTAACAAGGTCGCTGAAAACGGTTATTCACTCCGCGTGGTGGAGGAATCCGACCAACAGTCAACCTGCACACTACCACCGTTTGCAACCCTTGCCGGCATACGCTGCAGTACCGCACATATCACGGAAAAGGATAACGCCTGGCTGTACTCGCTGTCACACCAGACCAGTGACTTCGGTGAATCAGAATGGATTCATTTCACAGGTAGCGGATATCTGTTACGTACCGATGCGTGGTCATATCCGGTTCTGCGGCTTAAACGCCTGGGGTTGTCAAAAACGTTCCGTCGTCTGGTTGTCACACTCATCCAACGTTATGGCGTCAGTCTCATTCATCTGGATGCCAGCGCTGAATGTCTGCCGGACCAGCCCACTTTCGATTGGTAA
- the yafW gene encoding type IV toxin-antitoxin system antitoxin YafW, which yields MSNPTRGLQREITLRLGARLVQEGNRLHYLADRASITGKFSDIECRKLDETFPHFIRQMESMLTTGELGPHHAHCVTLYHNDLTCEADTFGSCGYVYLAVYPTPETKK from the coding sequence ATGAGCAACCCTACCAGGGGCCTGCAGCGGGAGATTACACTGCGCCTGGGAGCCCGTCTGGTGCAGGAAGGCAACCGACTGCATTATCTGGCTGACCGGGCCAGCATCACCGGCAAGTTCAGTGACATCGAATGCCGGAAGCTGGATGAAACATTCCCGCACTTTATCCGCCAGATGGAATCGATGCTGACCACCGGTGAACTCGGCCCCCACCATGCCCACTGCGTTACCCTGTACCACAACGATTTAACCTGCGAAGCCGACACCTTCGGCTCCTGTGGTTACGTTTATCTGGCTGTTTATCCGACGCCCGAAACGAAAAAGTAA
- a CDS encoding helix-turn-helix domain-containing protein, translating to MLIAQAIDVPPEQIWPSRYHKPSEQP from the coding sequence TTGCTGATTGCTCAAGCAATAGACGTTCCACCAGAACAAATCTGGCCCTCGCGTTACCATAAACCGTCAGAACAACCTTGA
- a CDS encoding antirestriction protein: protein MTTQTQHDLAPANQPEFELTVTPVPDEQRIDFWPQYFGAIPQWLLLEPHIFAWMDRFCEGYSGGIWSFYTLSNGGAFMSPEPDNDETWRLFNCLNGNDAQMSAEAAGIAVCLIAYSHHACRTECDAMTAHYYRLREYAMQHPEAHAILRIID, encoded by the coding sequence ATGACAACACAGACGCAGCACGACCTCGCACCCGCTAACCAACCCGAATTTGAACTGACCGTCACGCCGGTCCCCGATGAACAGCGTATCGATTTCTGGCCACAGTACTTTGGCGCTATCCCGCAGTGGCTACTCCTGGAGCCGCATATCTTCGCCTGGATGGACCGCTTCTGTGAGGGCTACAGCGGTGGTATCTGGTCGTTCTACACCCTCAGCAATGGCGGCGCATTTATGTCCCCCGAGCCTGACAACGATGAGACATGGCGTCTGTTTAACTGCCTGAACGGTAACGATGCCCAAATGAGTGCAGAAGCAGCAGGTATTGCTGTCTGCCTGATTGCGTATAGCCACCATGCCTGCCGTACAGAATGTGACGCGATGACCGCACACTATTACCGCCTGCGGGAGTATGCCATGCAACATCCAGAGGCTCACGCCATTCTGCGTATTATCGACTGA
- the cbdX gene encoding cytochrome bd-II oxidase subunit CbdX yields MWYLLWFVGILLMCSLSTLVLVWLDPRLKS; encoded by the coding sequence ATGTGGTATTTACTTTGGTTCGTCGGCATTTTGTTGATGTGTTCGCTCTCCACCCTTGTGTTGGTATGGCTGGACCCGCGATTGAAAAGTTAA
- a CDS encoding GTPase family protein has translation MNNSEGLKPFQQSLAGLPQWVSERILQQINQLTRYEPVIGIMGKTGVGKSSLCNALFAGDISPVSDVAACTREPLRFRLQVGDRYMTLVDLPGVGESGARDTEYAAMYREQLPRLDLVLWLIKADDRALAVDEHFYHQVIGEVYRHKVLFVISQSDKAEPTSGGGPLSTAQKQNISRKICLLHELFQPVHPVCAVSVRLQWGLRVMAERMIKCLPREATSPVVSQLQSSFRTTVVREQARSDFGETVGAVLDSISAFPLIPAPVRAVIQAVRTTVVSVARAVWDFFF, from the coding sequence ATGAACAATTCTGAAGGATTGAAGCCGTTTCAGCAATCGCTCGCTGGTCTGCCACAGTGGGTGTCTGAACGTATATTGCAGCAGATAAATCAGTTAACCCGCTACGAGCCAGTGATCGGCATTATGGGTAAAACCGGTGTTGGGAAGAGCAGTCTGTGCAATGCCCTGTTTGCCGGAGATATATCACCGGTCAGCGATGTGGCTGCATGTACCCGTGAGCCACTGCGCTTTCGCCTGCAAGTCGGCGACCGCTATATGACGCTGGTGGACCTGCCCGGCGTGGGCGAAAGTGGTGCTCGCGATACCGAGTATGCTGCGATGTACCGCGAACAACTCCCCCGGCTCGACCTAGTTCTGTGGCTGATTAAGGCCGATGACCGGGCGCTGGCGGTGGATGAACATTTTTATCATCAGGTGATTGGAGAGGTATACCGGCATAAGGTGCTGTTTGTTATCAGCCAGTCGGATAAGGCCGAACCCACCAGCGGTGGGGGACCGTTGTCCACGGCGCAGAAGCAGAATATCAGCCGTAAAATCTGTCTGCTGCATGAGCTGTTCCAGCCCGTACATCCGGTGTGTGCCGTGTCGGTCCGTCTTCAGTGGGGACTGCGGGTGATGGCCGAGCGAATGATTAAGTGCCTGCCACGTGAGGCCACCAGCCCGGTGGTGTCGCAACTCCAGTCTTCCTTTCGCACGACGGTAGTCCGGGAACAGGCTCGTAGCGATTTTGGTGAAACCGTCGGGGCCGTACTCGATAGCATCAGTGCCTTTCCCCTGATACCCGCCCCGGTACGGGCTGTCATTCAGGCCGTGCGCACCACGGTGGTGTCAGTGGCCCGCGCCGTCTGGGATTTCTTCTTCTGA
- a CDS encoding DUF932 domain-containing protein, with the protein MTRLASRFGAANLIRRDRPLTREELFRVVPSVFSEDKHASRSERYTYIPTISLLDSLQREGFQPFFACQTRVRDPGRREHTKHMLRLRREGQITGKQVPEIILLNSHDGTSSYQMLPGLFRAVCQNGLVCGESFGEVRVPHKGDVVSQVIEGAYEVLGIFDRVEEKRDAMQSLLLPPPAQQALAKAALTYRFGEDHQPVTESQILSPRRWQDESSDLWTTYQRIQENLIKGGLSGRNAKGGRSHTRAVRGIDGDVKLNRALWVMAEAMLTQLQ; encoded by the coding sequence ATGACCCGTCTGGCTTCGCGCTTTGGCGCAGCAAATCTTATCCGTCGCGACCGCCCGTTAACCCGCGAAGAGCTGTTTCGCGTGGTGCCCAGTGTATTCAGTGAGGACAAACACGCATCCCGTAGTGAGCGTTATACCTATATACCCACCATATCCCTGCTGGACAGCCTGCAGCGCGAAGGCTTCCAGCCGTTCTTTGCCTGTCAGACCCGGGTACGCGACCCGGGTCGACGCGAGCACACAAAACACATGCTACGCCTTCGTCGGGAGGGGCAGATTACCGGTAAACAGGTACCAGAAATTATCCTGCTCAACTCCCATGATGGCACCAGTTCGTACCAGATGTTGCCGGGTTTATTTCGTGCGGTTTGTCAGAACGGGCTCGTCTGCGGTGAGTCATTTGGCGAGGTGCGTGTGCCGCACAAAGGCGATGTAGTGAGTCAGGTGATTGAGGGGGCCTATGAAGTGCTGGGCATTTTTGACCGTGTGGAGGAGAAGCGGGATGCGATGCAGTCGTTGCTGTTGCCACCACCTGCGCAGCAGGCACTGGCAAAAGCCGCGCTGACGTACCGCTTTGGTGAGGACCACCAGCCGGTGACTGAGTCGCAGATCCTCTCCCCGCGCCGCTGGCAAGATGAGAGTAGCGACCTGTGGACCACGTACCAGCGTATTCAGGAGAACCTGATTAAGGGTGGGCTCAGTGGCCGTAATGCCAAAGGAGGACGGTCACATACCCGTGCCGTTCGCGGTATCGACGGGGACGTGAAACTTAACCGGGCACTGTGGGTGATGGCGGAAGCGATGCTCACGCAACTGCAGTGA
- a CDS encoding DUF987 domain-containing protein, with translation MKIISKRRAMTIYRQHPESRIFRYCTGKYQWHGSVCHYTGRDVPDIAGVLAVYAERRQDRNGPYTCLMSITLN, from the coding sequence ATGAAAATTATCAGTAAACGCAGGGCAATGACGATATACCGCCAGCATCCTGAGTCCCGAATCTTTCGCTACTGCACCGGCAAATACCAGTGGCACGGTAGCGTCTGTCATTACACCGGCAGGGACGTTCCGGATATCGCCGGAGTCCTCGCGGTATACGCCGAACGCCGCCAGGACCGCAATGGGCCCTATACCTGCCTGATGAGCATCACCCTGAACTGA
- a CDS encoding JAB domain-containing protein, with the protein MKQLSFLPGEMTPQDRRLIQRALRALDRHLHEPGVAFTSTHAVREWLRLHMAALEREEFRVLYLDNQNQLIAHETLFTGTINRTEVHPREVVKRALHFNAAAVILAHNHPSGETTPSQADKTLTQRLVQVLQLVDIRVPDHLIVGGRQIYSFAEHGLL; encoded by the coding sequence ATGAAACAGCTTTCCTTTTTACCCGGCGAGATGACGCCACAGGACCGGCGTCTCATTCAGCGGGCGCTCAGGGCTCTGGACCGCCACCTGCATGAGCCCGGCGTAGCCTTCACCTCTACCCACGCCGTACGTGAATGGCTGCGACTGCATATGGCCGCGCTTGAGCGGGAAGAGTTCCGGGTGTTGTATCTGGACAACCAGAATCAGTTGATTGCCCATGAAACGCTCTTCACCGGCACGATTAACCGCACCGAGGTGCATCCCCGGGAGGTGGTCAAACGTGCTCTGCACTTCAACGCGGCGGCGGTGATACTCGCGCATAACCATCCTTCCGGCGAGACGACACCTAGCCAGGCCGACAAAACCCTCACGCAGCGACTGGTTCAGGTGCTTCAGCTGGTGGATATCCGTGTCCCTGACCATCTGATTGTTGGTGGCAGGCAAATCTATTCGTTCGCAGAACACGGTCTGCTTTGA
- a CDS encoding WYL domain-containing protein produces the protein MTQAERRHDQLAVRLSLIISRLVAGETLSVRKLAAEFGVSVRTLRRDFRERLMYLDLEYQSGYCRLRTAGSETQMVPDVLIFAHRSGMAGLFPGFDRRLVNALLMCDESPCVIAPASPAPSPSGALSFWRLIQAITGRRRVTLIAEGQRCERLAPCRLLIHQQAWYLVAEHDGHIAVFTLDEIHLVQPLQESFRRNDSLCSLVEDPVFIQALPHFRFIQQSLLAFVPADSPPE, from the coding sequence ATGACACAGGCAGAACGCCGCCATGACCAGCTGGCTGTCAGGCTGTCACTGATAATCAGCCGTCTGGTGGCAGGGGAAACACTGAGTGTGCGTAAGCTGGCCGCTGAGTTTGGTGTGTCGGTGCGCACGCTGCGGCGTGATTTTCGTGAGCGGCTGATGTATCTGGACCTGGAGTATCAGTCCGGATATTGCCGCTTACGTACTGCGGGCAGTGAGACGCAGATGGTGCCCGACGTGCTTATCTTTGCCCACCGCAGCGGGATGGCCGGTCTTTTCCCTGGCTTTGACCGTCGTCTGGTAAACGCACTGCTGATGTGCGATGAGTCTCCCTGCGTAATCGCACCCGCCAGTCCGGCTCCTTCGCCATCAGGCGCATTGTCTTTCTGGCGACTGATTCAGGCCATTACCGGGCGCAGGCGGGTGACGCTGATTGCCGAGGGGCAGCGCTGTGAGCGGCTGGCTCCCTGCCGGTTACTTATCCACCAGCAGGCCTGGTATCTGGTGGCAGAGCACGACGGACATATCGCCGTATTCACCCTGGATGAAATCCATCTGGTTCAACCCCTGCAGGAGTCTTTTCGCCGCAACGACAGTCTGTGCAGTCTGGTTGAAGACCCGGTGTTTATTCAGGCCTTACCCCATTTTCGCTTTATCCAGCAGTCGCTGCTTGCGTTTGTTCCGGCCGACAGCCCACCGGAATAG
- the appB gene encoding cytochrome d ubiquinol oxidase subunit II has product MFDYETLRFIWWLLIGVILVVFMISDGFDMGIGCLLPLVARNDDERRIVINSVGAHWEGNQVWLILAGGALFAAWPRVYAAAFSGFYVAMILVLCSLFFRPLAFDYRGKIADARWRKMWDAGLVIGSLVPPVVFGIAFGNLLLGVPFAFTPQLRVEYLGSFWQLLTPFPLLCGLLSLGMVILQGGVWLQLKTVGVIHLRSQLATKRAALLVMLCFLLAGYWLWVGIDGFVLLAQDANGPSNPLMKLVAVLPGAWMNNFVESPVLWIFPLLGFFCPLLTVMAIYRGRPGWGFLMTSLMQFGVIFTAGITLFPFVMPSSVSPISSLTLWDSTSSQLTLSIMLVIVLIFLPIVLLYTLWSYYKMWGRMTTETLRRNENELY; this is encoded by the coding sequence ATGTTTGATTATGAAACATTGCGCTTCATCTGGTGGCTGCTGATTGGCGTGATCCTGGTGGTCTTTATGATCTCCGACGGATTTGACATGGGGATCGGCTGTTTGCTGCCGCTGGTGGCGCGTAATGATGATGAACGCCGGATAGTGATTAATAGCGTTGGTGCGCACTGGGAAGGCAATCAGGTCTGGTTGATCCTCGCAGGTGGGGCATTATTTGCCGCCTGGCCCAGAGTGTATGCAGCGGCGTTTTCCGGCTTTTATGTGGCGATGATCCTGGTGCTGTGCTCGCTGTTCTTCCGCCCGCTGGCCTTTGATTATCGCGGAAAAATCGCCGATGCACGCTGGCGTAAAATGTGGGATGCCGGTCTGGTCATCGGCAGTCTGGTGCCGCCGGTAGTCTTCGGTATCGCCTTCGGCAACTTGTTGCTCGGCGTGCCGTTTGCCTTCACACCGCAATTACGCGTGGAGTATCTCGGCAGCTTCTGGCAACTGCTGACGCCATTCCCTTTATTGTGCGGATTGCTCAGCCTTGGGATGGTGATTTTGCAAGGTGGCGTCTGGTTACAACTGAAAACTGTTGGTGTGATTCATCTGCGTTCACAGCTGGCGACTAAACGCGCTGCACTGTTGGTGATGCTGTGCTTTTTGCTGGCGGGTTACTGGCTGTGGGTCGGTATTGATGGCTTTGTACTGCTCGCCCAGGATGCTAACGGTCCTTCCAATCCGTTAATGAAACTGGTGGCAGTGCTACCTGGTGCCTGGATGAATAATTTTGTCGAGTCGCCCGTTTTGTGGATCTTCCCGCTACTGGGGTTCTTCTGCCCATTGCTGACGGTGATGGCGATTTATCGTGGTCGCCCGGGTTGGGGATTTTTGATGACATCATTGATGCAATTTGGCGTGATTTTCACGGCAGGCATCACGCTGTTCCCCTTTGTCATGCCGTCAAGCGTGAGTCCAATCTCCAGCCTGACGTTGTGGGACAGCACTTCCAGTCAGCTGACGCTGAGTATTATGTTGGTAATCGTGCTGATATTTTTGCCCATTGTGTTGCTCTACACTCTCTGGAGCTACTACAAAATGTGGGGGCGCATGACGACAGAAACTCTCCGCCGTAACGAAAACGAGCTGTACTAA
- a CDS encoding helix-turn-helix transcriptional regulator: MKTKPALLEDEFIDMKFITRLTGLSDKWFYKLIQEGVFPKPIKMGRASRWLKSDLEEWLQAKINDSRN; encoded by the coding sequence ATGAAAACTAAACCTGCACTACTGGAAGATGAGTTCATCGATATGAAGTTTATCACACGCCTTACTGGCCTGAGTGATAAATGGTTCTATAAGTTGATACAGGAAGGGGTATTTCCGAAACCCATTAAGATGGGTAGAGCTTCTCGCTGGTTAAAAAGCGACCTGGAGGAGTGGTTGCAGGCTAAAATTAATGATTCCAGAAATTAA
- a CDS encoding YfjS/YafY family lipoprotein, whose product MKRKTLPLLVLVATTLFLSACDNRSDDLKAISKFKDLTPPRFSDVVSHQDDVSEEWSQVDYLSGPTLQVLRTHQSPDGCEGGSYYYLVDMQEKSVQPLMNALCIADNIKLEYQEVTDPYTKEKYFEYAHDGKLMGRLPIPSNPEN is encoded by the coding sequence ATGAAACGTAAAACACTGCCTCTGCTGGTGCTGGTTGCCACCACGCTGTTTCTCAGCGCATGCGATAACAGAAGTGATGACCTGAAGGCCATCAGCAAATTTAAGGATCTAACCCCACCGCGTTTCAGTGATGTGGTCAGCCACCAGGATGATGTCAGCGAAGAATGGTCACAGGTTGACTACTTATCCGGTCCCACCTTGCAGGTTTTACGTACCCACCAGTCGCCCGATGGCTGCGAGGGTGGCAGTTACTACTACCTCGTGGATATGCAGGAAAAATCCGTCCAGCCACTGATGAATGCGCTGTGTATTGCCGATAACATCAAACTGGAATACCAGGAGGTGACGGACCCGTATACCAAAGAAAAATACTTTGAGTACGCCCATGACGGCAAACTGATGGGGCGACTGCCGATACCCTCAAACCCTGAGAACTAG
- a CDS encoding DUF4942 domain-containing protein translates to MSDITISRPEVVTGHTDVICSTSIQHVVTVRNAALQQTETLIRQLAEISVLTAGIGGKTALDWAMKQNFRCGCWLMEKPEAAMKAITRNLDREIWRDLMQRSGMLSLMDAQARDTWYRSLEYDNFPEISEANILSTFEQLHQNKDEVFERGVINVFRGLSWDYKTNSPCKFGSKIIVNNLVRWDRWGLHLNSGQQADRLADLERMLHLFSGKPIPDNRENITIRLDGHIQSVQGKERYEDEMFIIKYFKKGSAHITFKRLELIDRINDIIARYFPSVLSA, encoded by the coding sequence ATGTCAGACATCACAATCTCCCGTCCGGAAGTGGTCACCGGGCATACGGACGTTATCTGCTCCACCAGTATCCAACACGTTGTGACGGTACGGAATGCAGCACTGCAACAAACCGAAACGCTTATCCGGCAACTGGCAGAAATCTCAGTGCTGACAGCAGGCATTGGCGGCAAAACCGCCCTGGACTGGGCGATGAAACAGAATTTTCGCTGTGGCTGCTGGCTGATGGAAAAACCGGAAGCAGCAATGAAAGCCATCACCCGCAATCTCGATCGAGAAATCTGGCGTGACCTGATGCAACGTTCCGGGATGCTGAGTCTGATGGATGCGCAGGCCCGGGACACATGGTACCGATCACTGGAATATGATAATTTTCCGGAAATCAGTGAAGCGAATATCCTGAGTACATTCGAACAACTGCACCAGAATAAGGATGAGGTGTTTGAGCGAGGGGTGATCAACGTCTTCAGGGGACTGAGCTGGGATTACAAAACCAACTCACCCTGTAAATTTGGCAGTAAAATTATCGTCAACAATCTGGTGAGGTGGGACCGGTGGGGGCTTCATCTGAACAGCGGGCAACAGGCCGATCGACTTGCCGATCTGGAAAGAATGCTACACCTGTTCAGCGGCAAACCGATCCCCGACAACCGGGAAAACATCACTATTCGTCTGGATGGTCACATCCAGTCCGTTCAGGGTAAAGAGCGCTATGAAGACGAGATGTTCATCATTAAATACTTTAAGAAGGGATCTGCACACATCACTTTCAAAAGGCTGGAACTGATTGACAGAATTAACGATATAATAGCCAGGTACTTTCCTTCTGTGCTCTCAGCCTGA
- the ypjK gene encoding protein YpjK, whose translation MPFIAIIAIVVIVIILNKTGVSDSLTALTLATVAALLTGGGAAGAASVALTPFVGVPVGIFVGIYVFAKVVRLISGKK comes from the coding sequence ATGCCATTTATTGCCATTATCGCCATTGTTGTCATCGTCATCATTCTGAACAAAACCGGGGTGTCCGACAGCCTCACGGCCCTGACCCTTGCCACCGTTGCCGCACTGCTGACGGGCGGAGGGGCAGCCGGTGCGGCCAGTGTCGCACTGACACCGTTCGTCGGCGTGCCGGTGGGTATTTTCGTCGGCATTTATGTCTTTGCCAAAGTGGTTCGTCTGATTTCAGGAAAAAAATAA
- the ykfB gene encoding protein YkfB — protein MTILSLSRFMLAGVLLASSNASAIPGFWQQGYGQGNTEYSVTEASGKTFTINCTGNPDQNGFYQHSVFLTLADDKMVSSHDDDTTITVVMDHQQYIIPSSLGWRNGDNAWFDFISNISEAGQFDVYVNDHKAGTFTADRKNAEKVLSTLGDCSND, from the coding sequence ATGACAATACTTTCACTAAGTCGGTTTATGCTGGCGGGTGTACTGCTCGCGAGCTCTAATGCCTCTGCTATCCCGGGGTTCTGGCAGCAGGGTTACGGTCAGGGCAATACGGAATACAGCGTGACCGAAGCCAGCGGAAAGACGTTTACCATCAACTGCACAGGGAACCCGGACCAGAATGGTTTCTATCAGCATTCAGTCTTTCTTACCCTTGCCGATGACAAGATGGTCAGTTCGCACGATGACGACACTACTATCACCGTAGTGATGGATCACCAGCAGTACATTATTCCGTCCAGCCTGGGCTGGCGTAACGGCGATAACGCCTGGTTTGACTTCATCAGCAATATCTCTGAGGCCGGGCAGTTCGACGTCTACGTCAATGACCACAAAGCAGGGACCTTCACTGCGGACCGGAAGAACGCTGAGAAAGTTCTGTCCACTCTCGGAGACTGCAGCAACGACTGA